The sequence below is a genomic window from Pleurocapsa sp. PCC 7327.
GCCGCAGAGGAATTAGGAGAAGTCGGAAGTCGGAGGTTAGAAGCCAGGGGAGACAAGGAGACAAGGGGAGTGTGGGGAGACTGGGAGACAATTAACTACTAACTACTAACTACTAACTACTAACTACTCACCAATCCAAAATCCGATCCCCCCAACCCCCCCTTATCAAGGGGAATAAAAAAGGGGGATTCCAAAATCCTTTCATCAAAGAACTAATGATTAATGACAACTGACCAGTCCCTAATTGTAGGGTTAATAATTCCTTTGATTTTGATATTGAGGAGGTACGACATTAGTGCTGTAGTTTGGCTGTCTGAGCTGATTCTGAGTAACAGGGGGAGTTTGTTGGACGGGGCTATTAAGGTAAGGAGATGGATAGTTTGGCGTAGAAGATTGAGCTGGATTGGTTTGGACGGGATTGTTGAGATAGGGGGATTGATAAGGCTGGCTGGGTTGTTGAGCTTGCTGAGCTAAATTTGGCGTTTGAACGGGTGTGTTGCGGTAAGGATTAAAAGAAGGATCGTAATATTGAGATGACTGCATTGAAGAGGAAGATAGTCCTGGCAGTCCCATATTGCCTTGCGTTGGAGCATTATTATAGTAAGGCTGGTAGGGCTGAGTGGGAGGTTGACCGACGGTGGGTTCGTTAGAAAAATTATTGCTGGTTGGCTGAGGTCGACTGAGTGGATTGACTTGTTTTCGCCCAGTAGAATCCTGTTGTTCGGGCGAAGTTGTAGCAGCCGAAGTAGAGCCAGCGCCAGTCGAAGATCTTTGATTCATTGCATCTTGTAATGCATTATTTGGGAGAGTTGTCGATCTAGGCTTTGTTAATACATCAAGAGAAGATGGCTGTATCTGACTGATTGAAGGATTTTGATTATTTTGTTTCTGAGAATTGGTGTTAGGCGAAGTAGGCGCTGAAGAGTTATTGAGATTGGGAACCAGAGGCATAAAAATTTGAGGCGATTCTGGCTCTTTTTTCGCTTGCTCTGCTGGCTTTCCAGTCAATCGACTTAAGACATCGGTGTTAGCGGTAGATGTCGTCTTATCCATTCCTTTTTGTGTTCCCAAGCCAGGCATGGGATCGCCATTGGGATTAATATTAGCATTATTGAGGGGATTTGTTAGCCTTAACTGCTCCTCCTGCCTCTGAGCTTCCTGGGATAGCGATTGTAAAGGCATCTCTAACCCGATGTCTGGGTTGCTTGCATTGTTTGGATTATTGCCAAGCATATTGGCTACCCCGTCCGGCTGCTCGAAATCGGTATTGAGCCATTCTGGGTGCTTGCTATATTGCCAAAAGCACAACGCGAGAACGGCAAAAATACTTGGCGGTCCCCAAAAGCTAAAGCGTCGAAAAGGTTTTAAACCAGCTTTGAAATAGCGCCAGACTGAAAGAGGGTTTTTAGGAGATCTCATAAGCCAATTCAAGGATAATTTAGCTCGAGCCAGACTTTTGCGTCTAAATCTATATTAAATCGTTACTAAATGTCGTCAACTCCCGACGCTCGATCGCTCTAGCCCAAGGTTAAGACAATCGATGTCCAATTTCAACCGAACTCTTCATTAATTTTTTTTTAAGCATTAATCTAAAATCTTACCAATTAGTCTTTAAGATGCGATAGATAACCTGGCGTAAACAGGGACTTGTCAAGCTTTCCCCTTTTAGAGCAAGTTGCAGTTGATTGAAGTCCGCGACCCTTAGCTTCCAAATTTCCGGCAAGATGTCCCTTAATTTCCTTAAAAAACGCTAAATGCGCTCTAATAGCAAGATTTATGTTTAAGGCTGAAAATCATTTGCCAAAAGAACTGCGTTTTTTTATCGTAACTGTCTTGGTTGTCGGAATAGTTTTTAGATTTATCAATATCAATAAAAAAGATTATTGGAATGACGAGATCTATACTTCGTTGCGAATTTCTGGTTATACGAGTCGTGAAGTCAAACAGCAAGTCTATACAGGTCGTCAAATTAGCGTTGAAGAACTGCTTCGGTATCAATCTGTTAATCCTGATAAAAGCGTAATCGATACGGTTAAAGGGTTAGCTAAAGAAGAAGCTCAACTGCCACCACTCTATTTTGTGATGGTCAGATTATGGGCGCAATGGCTTGGAAGTTCGGTGGCGATGGTGCGAAGCTTGTCGGCTGTAATGAGTTTATTTGCCTTTCCTTGTCTCTATTGGCTGTGCTTGGAATTATTTGACTCGCCGATGGTAGGAAGTGTAGCAGTAATGCTATTAGCTGCTTCGCCTTTTCAGGTTTTATATGCTCAGGAAGCAAGGATGTACAGTTTGTGGTCAATACAAGTTTTGTTGACCAGTACGGCATTTCTCAGAGCCATACGCCTTAATACTAAATTTAGTTGGGGCATTTATGCAGCAACTATAGTTTTAGGACTATACACCCACCTTTTATCTACATTAGTCATCATTATTAGTCATCATTATTATTAGTCATCATTGGTCAGGGAGTTTCTTTAAGTATTTTAGAAAGATTTAAAGGGACTAAAAAAAGCTTTTCTTATCTAATTTGTTTAGCGATCGCACTTCTTTGTTTTACTCCCTGGCTTTTCATTATATTGTATTATTTTAATGGAATAAAATCTGCTCTTGCTTGGCTCAACACTTCATCTAATTTTTCAGAAATATTTAATCAATTTATTATCCATATCTGCGAATCGCTAGTCGATCTGGGATTTTTGGACAAGGATATTTACTTACTCAATCTCAAAATTCCTAATTTAAATTATGATAGTCACTTGCAACCAATTATAATAATCCTCATAGGATATTCTCTTTATTTTTTGTGTCGTAGAACTCCGATAAAAGTCTGGCTATTTGTCTTAATTCTAATTATTGTAACTCCACTGCTGTTGGCTTTAAGAGATATAATCGCTAACTCACAAAGTTTAGGTCACGCTAGATATATAGTACCTTGCTATTTAGGAATTCAGTTATCTCTTGCCTACCTTTTTGCTACTCAAATAAGTCAAATATCGATTAGGGCATGGTCAAAAAAGTTTTGGCAGTTGGCTACGGTTTTGTTAATTTCAGGAGGTATATTATCCTGTGCAATTAGCTCTCAAGCACTAACTTGGTCAAACAAATACAATAGCAATCAATATCAAGCCGCCCGTGTTATTAATCAATGCGATCGCCCATTACTAATCAGCGATGTTAAATTTACTAAAGTCCTATCTCTTAGCCATTTACTCAAGCCAAAAGCACAGTTTCAGTTGATAAAAAATTCCAATTTTTTTTAAGTTTCCTAGTGACTTCAGCAATTTCAGTGATACTTTCTTATTTAAACCTTCTAAACTACTAAAAGAGACAATAGATAAAAAAATAGCTCGCGAACAATTTACTGTAAAAAAAGAAGCAGGATTGTGGCAAGTAAAAATAGGCAATAAAGAATCGTTGACTAAAATAATTCAGAATTCTGAATTATGAACTATTAATTATTCGGTTACATTGAGATGTTTCACTTCGTTCAACATGACAGTTGATACTTTTGAGACAACCACTCAGGCGAGTTGATGGTTGGTAAGAGATTTCCCCGCTTGATGCCAAAACTGAAGGATTTGCCTACCGACTAACTGAGGATGGTAGTAATGGAAAAAGTGATGTCCTCCTGGACATTCCCAGATGAGATCGCCTTCTTTCATCCAAGCTTTCCATCCTTGCAAAGCCATGGGATCGACGATGAGATCGTCTTTACTTCCGCATACCATCAAGGGAACCGATACGCCGCCAGAAGGGATGCTGGCTTTTCGGTAAAGAGAATGGGGTGAGGGAGAAGAATTTAAATCTTGTTCTAGAAGTCGGATTAAAGTATGAGTGCTATTTTTTTCTTGAAAGCCAAACAAATTCTGAACCATTTTGGCAAGAATCATTCGACGACTGCATGGCAAAAGCTGATACATGGCATAGTAATGAGCTTGCCAGTCAAT
It includes:
- a CDS encoding glycosyltransferase family 39 protein, with amino-acid sequence MFKAENHLPKELRFFIVTVLVVGIVFRFININKKDYWNDEIYTSLRISGYTSREVKQQVYTGRQISVEELLRYQSVNPDKSVIDTVKGLAKEEAQLPPLYFVMVRLWAQWLGSSVAMVRSLSAVMSLFAFPCLYWLCLELFDSPMVGSVAVMLLAASPFQVLYAQEARMYSLWSIQVLLTSTAFLRAIRLNTKFSWGIYAATIVLGLYTHLLSTLVIIISHHYY
- a CDS encoding alpha/beta fold hydrolase gives rise to the protein MSVQTDVLWINVSPSFQRFDRFLIRYLSHQVSIAQWEYLQNPDEPSSLDIALVLLHDYLKSCRQPIHLIGHSTGGLLGLLYARQHPERVKSLTLLAVGVHPAIDWQAHYYAMYQLLPCSRRMILAKMVQNLFGFQEKNSTHTLIRLLEQDLNSSPSPHSLYRKASIPSGGVSVPLMVCGSKDDLIVDPMALQGWKAWMKEGDLIWECPGGHHFFHYYHPQLVGRQILQFWHQAGKSLTNHQLA